The following are encoded together in the Tatumella ptyseos genome:
- a CDS encoding branched-chain amino acid transaminase, with protein MSTKKAEFIWFNGEMVKWEEAKVSVMSHALHYGTSVFEGVRCYDSHKGPVVFRHREHMQRLHDSAKIYRFPITQSVDELMTACREVLRKNNLKSAYIRPLAFVGDVGLGVNPPDGFSMDVIIAAFPWGAYLGAEALEQGIDAMVSSWNRVAPNTLPTAAKAGGNYLSSLLVGSEARRHGYQEGIALDTQGYISEGAGENLFEVKDGVLFTPPFTSSALPGITRDAIITLAKSLGIEVREQVLSRESLYLADEVFMSGTAAEITPVRSVDGITVGAGRRGPVTERIQQAFFGLFTGETEDKWGWLDPVNA; from the coding sequence ATGAGTACAAAAAAAGCAGAATTCATTTGGTTTAATGGCGAAATGGTAAAATGGGAAGAGGCAAAAGTTAGCGTTATGTCTCACGCCCTGCATTACGGCACTTCAGTCTTTGAAGGCGTTCGTTGCTACGATTCGCACAAAGGCCCTGTGGTTTTCCGCCACCGTGAACATATGCAACGTCTACACGATTCAGCCAAAATCTATCGCTTCCCGATTACCCAATCTGTCGACGAATTAATGACAGCATGCCGTGAAGTATTACGTAAAAATAATCTAAAAAGTGCTTACATCCGTCCTCTAGCATTTGTTGGTGATGTGGGACTGGGTGTAAACCCTCCAGACGGTTTTAGTATGGATGTAATTATCGCAGCCTTTCCATGGGGCGCTTACTTAGGTGCAGAGGCCTTAGAACAAGGTATTGATGCGATGGTTTCTTCTTGGAATCGCGTGGCACCGAATACGCTTCCTACCGCAGCCAAAGCAGGTGGTAACTACCTATCCTCATTATTAGTAGGGAGCGAAGCACGTCGCCATGGTTATCAAGAAGGTATCGCCTTAGATACTCAGGGTTATATTTCTGAAGGGGCAGGGGAAAACTTATTCGAAGTTAAAGATGGTGTTTTATTTACGCCACCTTTCACCTCTTCGGCGCTACCCGGTATCACTCGCGACGCCATCATCACGCTAGCAAAATCACTGGGTATTGAAGTACGTGAGCAGGTGTTGTCTCGTGAGTCACTTTACTTAGCTGATGAAGTCTTTATGTCGGGTACGGCGGCAGAAATTACTCCGGTAAGAAGCGTAGATGGTATTACTGTTGGCGCAGGCAGACGAGGACCTGTGACTGAGCGTATCCAACAAGCCTTCTTCGGTTTATTCACCGGTGAGACGGAAGATAAATGGGGCTGGTTAGATCCGGTCAACGCGTAA
- the ilvD gene encoding dihydroxy-acid dehydratase: MPKYRSATTTHGRNMAGARALWRATGMTDDDFGKPIIAVVNSFTQFVPGHVHLRDLGKLVAEQIEAAGGVAKEFNTIAVDDGIAMGHGGMLYSLPSRELIADSVEYMVNAHCADAMVCISNCDKITPGMLMASMRLNIPVIFVSGGPMEAGKTKLSDQIIKLDLVDAMIQGANPNVSDADSEQIERSACPTCGSCSGMFTANSMNCLTEALGLSQPGNGSLLATHADREQLFINAGKRIVSLTKRYYEQDDASALPRNIASKAAFENAMTLDIAMGGSTNTVLHLLAAAQEGDIDFDISDIDRLSRQVPHLCKVAPSTQKYHMEDVHRAGGVIGILGELDRAGLLKTDVPNVLGSTLKETLAQYDIMLTQDEAIKTMYRAGPAGIRTTKAFSQSCRWDTLDDDRQNGCIRERQYAFSQDGGLAVLYGNLAEKGCIVKTAGVDEEILTFRGPAKVYESQDDAVEAILGGKVVAGDVVVIRYEGPKGGPGMQEMLYPTTYLKSMGLGKQCALITDGRFSGGTSGLSIGHVSPEAASGGIIALVEEGDMISINIPQRGITLDISDAELAERQAAQVQRGEQAYTPNNREREVSFALRAYASLATSADQGAVRDKSKLGG, encoded by the coding sequence ATGCCTAAGTACCGTTCTGCAACCACCACCCATGGCCGAAATATGGCTGGCGCTCGTGCCTTATGGCGCGCAACTGGAATGACCGATGATGACTTTGGTAAGCCTATCATCGCTGTTGTCAACTCCTTCACCCAATTCGTCCCGGGCCATGTCCATTTACGGGATCTCGGTAAACTGGTCGCGGAACAAATTGAAGCGGCGGGCGGCGTAGCAAAAGAATTTAATACTATCGCGGTCGATGATGGTATCGCCATGGGACATGGCGGAATGCTTTATTCCTTACCTTCACGCGAACTCATCGCTGATTCTGTGGAGTATATGGTTAATGCTCACTGTGCTGATGCCATGGTCTGCATTTCAAACTGCGATAAAATCACGCCAGGAATGTTAATGGCGTCAATGCGCTTAAACATCCCCGTCATTTTTGTCTCGGGTGGACCGATGGAAGCCGGTAAAACTAAGCTTTCTGATCAAATCATCAAACTCGATTTGGTCGATGCGATGATCCAAGGCGCTAACCCTAACGTGAGTGATGCCGACAGTGAACAGATTGAGCGCTCAGCTTGCCCTACTTGTGGTTCTTGTTCAGGCATGTTCACCGCTAACTCGATGAACTGTTTGACTGAGGCCCTAGGTCTTTCGCAACCAGGTAACGGGTCACTCTTGGCAACACACGCTGATCGTGAGCAATTATTTATCAATGCGGGTAAACGTATTGTTAGTCTGACTAAGCGTTATTATGAACAAGACGATGCCAGCGCTTTACCTCGTAATATCGCTTCAAAAGCGGCATTTGAAAATGCGATGACCTTAGATATCGCGATGGGTGGATCAACAAATACCGTATTACACTTACTGGCTGCGGCACAGGAAGGGGATATAGATTTCGATATTTCCGATATTGATCGTCTATCCCGTCAAGTTCCGCACCTATGTAAAGTCGCGCCAAGTACCCAAAAATATCATATGGAAGATGTGCACCGTGCAGGAGGGGTTATCGGTATTCTTGGCGAGCTTGACCGTGCCGGGTTATTAAAAACCGATGTGCCGAATGTATTGGGTTCGACGCTAAAAGAGACCTTAGCGCAGTACGACATCATGTTGACTCAAGACGAAGCGATCAAAACCATGTACCGTGCAGGGCCTGCGGGGATTCGTACAACCAAAGCGTTTTCACAATCTTGTCGTTGGGATACGCTGGATGATGATCGCCAAAACGGCTGTATCCGTGAGCGCCAATATGCCTTTTCACAAGATGGCGGACTCGCGGTACTCTACGGAAACTTGGCAGAAAAGGGCTGTATCGTTAAAACCGCAGGGGTAGATGAAGAAATTCTGACCTTCCGTGGCCCGGCTAAAGTTTACGAAAGCCAAGATGATGCTGTCGAGGCAATACTCGGCGGTAAAGTTGTGGCGGGCGATGTGGTTGTTATCCGCTATGAAGGACCGAAAGGCGGTCCGGGTATGCAAGAAATGCTCTATCCAACGACCTACTTGAAATCAATGGGATTAGGCAAACAATGTGCCTTAATCACTGACGGTCGTTTCTCTGGTGGCACCTCTGGACTCTCAATTGGGCACGTCTCTCCTGAGGCAGCGAGTGGCGGCATTATCGCGCTGGTGGAGGAAGGGGATATGATATCGATCAATATCCCACAACGTGGTATCACATTGGATATTAGCGACGCGGAACTTGCCGAGCGCCAAGCTGCACAAGTTCAGCGTGGCGAGCAAGCCTATACGCCAAATAACCGTGAGCGTGAAGTTTCCTTTGCGTTGCGTGCCTACGCGTCCTTAGCAACCAGCGCTGACCAAGGTGCGGTGCGTGATAAGAGTAAACTTGGGGGATAA